The Megalopta genalis isolate 19385.01 chromosome 8, iyMegGena1_principal, whole genome shotgun sequence sequence TGACCATTACGTAATATAGAGTATTGTCTATTGTAACTATCATTCATTGGGGAGAAATATCTTCGTTTGCAGGAATGGGACGAGTATGATTTCATTGATCATCCCACCAAAAGACCAAATATCAAGAGTTAGCAAAATGTTAGCAGATGAGTTTGGAACAGCATCAAATATTAAGTCTCGTGTAAATAGATTGTCTGTTCTGGGTGCAATCACTTCAGTCCAACATAGGTTAAAATTATATACAAAAGgtaattatattgattttattattagagttgtttttaattatattttatgataAGTGTTTATTTAGTTGCTAAGCAGAAATTACGTATACTCTTTTGTATACTAAACATATGCATATAGTTGCGCGGTAATTATATTATGCTCTTTAGTTACATAAACTGTTTATTATTCATTCTAGTGCCTCCCAATGGCTTGGTTATATATTGTGGTACTATTGTAACagaagaaggaaaagaaaagaaggtCAACATTGATTTTGAACCTTTTAAGCCTATTAATACTTCTCTTTACCTTTGTGATAATAAGGTACTTTCTGTTTTCTATACATATTTTTGTAGTTACTAAAAGCAACAAAATCAATTttaatacatattttattacttttcagTTTCATACTGAAGCTCTTACAGCATTGCTTGCGGATGATAACAAATTTGGTTTCATAGTAATGGATGGTAATGGAGCACTGTTTGGCACTTTACAAGGAAATACTCGCGAAGTACTACATAAATTTACTGTAGATCTTCCAAAAAAGCATGGTACATAAATAATTAGTAAAATATCCATAAAATATAACAGATATtgcttttattaatatataataatcaataatttatcaatttcaattttaggCAGAGGTGGTCAATCAGCGCTCCGTTTCGCTCGATTACGTATGGAAAAACGGCACAACTATGTTCGAAAAGTTGCAGAAGTAGCCACTCAACTCTATATTAGTAATGATAAACCTAATATTGCTGGTTTAATTTTAGCGGGTAGTGCTGATTTCAAAACAGAACTTAGTCAATCCGATATGTTCGATCCAGTAAGTTTATACAGTcacaataatatacaattttaatgtaaatcagATCTAATTATGTATTTAATTTTCTAGAGGTTGCAAGCGAAAGTTATAAAATTAGTAGATGTTTCATATGGTGGGGAGAACGGTTTTAATCAGGCTATTGAATTAGCTGCAGAATCCTTACAAAATGTAAAATTCAttcaagaaaaaaaattaattggTAACTATATATTTACTTTAATAAACAATACGTAGTAGCttctttcaaataataataatacattttattttatttaggacgTTATTTCGACGAAATCTCGCAGGACACGGGAAAATATTGCTTTGGCGTAGAAGATACATTAAGAGCACTTGAATTAGGTAGTGTAGAGACCCTCATTTGTTGGGAGAACTTAGATATTCAGCGATATGTTTTAAAAAATCATACAAACGCAGAAGAGAAAGTTTCACACCTAACACCAGAACAAGAAAAAGACAAAACTCACTTCACTGATAAAGAGGTAGGTTAGAAATATAAGTTCATACACTTGTAATTAatcaataattaaataaaatattctttttaACAATAATCATATTGATATATTTAACAATACGTGTTTATTGAATATTCTGTGTCTCACCTAGAGCGGGGTAGAATTGGAACTCGTAGAGTGTCAACCTCTGCTCGAATGGCTTGCAAACAATTACAAGAGCTTCGGCGCCACCTTGGAAATCATTACGGACAAATCTCAAGAAGGTTCCCAATTTGTAAGAGGTTTTGGCGGCATTGGAggtaattttacaattttattcgttacaTATTGTTATTAACTTTAACTGTACTGAAAGTAACATACATGTAAAACAATAATTTGTATTCGTCTATTCAATGTGTGTACTAACAGAAAGCTGGCAGATTCCACGTTAACTAACTATTCACTAAACGTGTGTAATTTAGTGATTGTatatacaaatgttttaacATCTCGTGAAATGTAATTCAGAATTAGGGATTATCGTAAACTACTTTCTTAAACTTAAAATATTTTGAGTGAAATCTAAATAAAAGTGTGGTATTAAAAAGTAACAAGAAAGGTTTAATCAAATGTTATATGAGTTCATATAATATTGAAAAGTAAATGGTATTGAGAAAAGGTTGgaaacattaatattaattatggaGTATATCTTGATGCATAGGAATCCTCCGCTACAAAGTTGATTTCCAGTCACTGCAGGCTGATGAGCCTCTTGATGATGTTGACCTCGATGATTACTAATTTCATCTGTGAAATACTCAAAGTTGACCAGGTAGCTCTTTCTCTGTCTTGAGTGCATTCGTTTATATTTCGTGTATCATAGAACATATTACTTTCAGAACTGGACAAATTTATCAAGGAGAATTTATACTTCTCTTATTAGCTTAATGACAGAGCTAAGTAATTGTACATGTTACTGTTACTGTATGTATTGCGTAATGAAAATTCGTGAAATGTCACATGTTTGTACATTCGTTGGTAATTAGTAAGTTGACTAAACATAATGCGTTTATATTTGAAATGCAAATACAGCATAATGTTTTACTACAATAACACTAATACTTATCATTAAGAAATCATTTCTAACTCAGATTTTAGTgtctttttaatataatattataacaaaacTTTATTATATCGTTGACATTTATGACAACAATATAAAGGTATTCAATGCATACTTATGTGTTATACGATAAATTTGTCCAAaagaaattgcaatttcttCTGTTGGGTTTCTCACTAAATAGTATAGTTCAATACTTCTGTGCAGATCTGTAGTATATACGTTTCTTCTGATAAGTTTGAATGTGAATATAGATATTTTTAGTTGAAAAGTCCgaggtataatatttattttcacgAATAAAAGGCCTTAAAACTTTGCTGTCTTTTTCCTTGGTGGTacaaaaagttaagaaaatCTTGTATATATATGAGATAtggaatatttttgtatttggaGGTGGCGAGTtaaaataatctataatatatcactttatatcttAAATAATATTGCATCCATTCTTAATACATAACAATTATGTATTAAATCGTTAGAAGATAAAGTCAAAATGTAGGTTCAATACCTAATCAGAAAAACGTACTTATAAATCCAAAGTCGACtacattataaattatttatttgtatgtTGAATGATTTATTTCCATGAAACGGTATTTTTATGGATTGCATTTTGAAAACTATTAGTTCAAGTAACTTAAAGAttataaaattgtagatatttgATGTATTAGTGATACTGTAATTTGTACTGATAATTATGATCAtgttttttaatgaaaacaaaaaaatttgtttaatagaACAGtattatctataataatattcctTCATATACTCAGATAAATGAACCAAATACATATTTAGGTCGTATATACGAAAATTACGtatatatatttgattttcGACATAATAACAAAAACCACTGATTCTTATTTTATTCTGTAGCAGACATATCCTGGAAAGTTTTTATCATTTGCATGTAAAGCTTCTTAGTATTTATAGACTCAATGCTGAAAAGTTTTACCATTAATTTTTGAATATCATTTTGCTATTGTATGTTAAACGTTCGTATACTCTTTTCATAAACATTTTCTTCTATTCTGGTTACATCTATCctatttatttttctaacattttaTACACATTTATTATTCGTCATTTCAGTAGACATTTATTAAAGATTTATATTACATTAGCATATTTCTAAAGTTCAAAcaagttattatatttttaatacttttcaTATATTTGAATACATGTGTTAAATACttatataaatatgtacttaTGTTACTTTCGTAATATAGtacatattacataatatatatataatttataatctcatataataataaaattcataaTCCCACATCTTGTGACATAATCAGAAAATATTTCTTCAAAATTATGTATCTAGACTATTTTTATTTGTGAATGCTTCATTATTGCTTATTTAAAAGTATAAGCATAATTATTGCTTGCTGCATGCTACGCAATAGGCAAATAGTAATTTCATCACCAAAGAGAAAGGCTACAGTTCtctgtttttttttaagtttatgttaattaataaaatttacaCCTTATGTATTCTTTTGGTGATGGATATAAACTGTAACTTGACTAATGTTTGCCTAAACAAGTAGCTAGGCTTTGTTAGTGTATTTGGTCAAGCATAAGTTCTAATTGATGGTTTGTTTTTATTAGCTTGCATATTGGGAAAGGTATAGTAATTGCTTTCTACTAATTTAGTGGTGTCAAGAAGAAGCAGTGAACTTGAGTCTATGTTAAGCCTTTCTActgcattttttaaatcattaaatatattatttgtgCTTTAGAATGTTATACATTGTACATACAAAGAATCATTTTACTTGCTAATATAGAGTTTCCTCTGATTTATTTTTAGTGATGTTATTAAGGTCTAGTTATTTGTATTTCAACACTAAATTTTGTCTATCATCCTCTTTTTTTTGTTAGTAACAATGCTAATACTTAGAAATATCGTTTAAAGCAAAAGTGTTATATACTTTATAATGAAAAATACTAacgattatttttttattcaattattgatattttattttagtataCTTATTTTTTCCTTATATGAGTACTGATTCTTTCTTTGTAGTAATTTTTTTTATCCATGTTAGAACCTATTgcttgtgcaaataataaatttttcaaaCTTCTATGATTACGATTTTGAAATTATAACACTCATTACATGTATAACATTCATTTATtcttacaatattattaaatatatacttCTATGTGTCATTTTATGTTGCTTACAGCaactatttattttttatttgactGCATTGCATAATTGTATACATTGTTTCTAACGACAGTGTTTTTCATAAATATGAACGACCACTGAATTTCATTCAGACCAATCTTTTCTTAAAACGTATGTACGCTACATTTGAAAATTAACAAGTTGCATTTCGAAACTTGAAAGACACTGTAAACAACATCTCATGCATGATGAATTATTATACCGAAGatatatgaaattatatttataaacaaaCAATTATAAGTTCTGcgttattattcatttatacaGAAAATTTGTCTTATAGTGTCatctgtaatatattattacaatattttgaTTTTTTCTTCTATTAATTGATCATAGAAATAATCAAACTTAACAGTA is a genomic window containing:
- the eRF1 gene encoding eukaryotic release factor 1 isoform X2 encodes the protein MSNEETSADRNVEIWKIKKLIKSLEMARGNGTSMISLIIPPKDQISRVSKMLADEFGTASNIKSRVNRLSVLGAITSVQHRLKLYTKVPPNGLVIYCGTIVTEEGKEKKVNIDFEPFKPINTSLYLCDNKFHTEALTALLADDNKFGFIVMDGNGALFGTLQGNTREVLHKFTVDLPKKHGRGGQSALRFARLRMEKRHNYVRKVAEVATQLYISNDKPNIAGLILAGSADFKTELSQSDMFDPRLQAKVIKLVDVSYGGENGFNQAIELAAESLQNVKFIQEKKLIGRYFDEISQDTGKYCFGVEDTLRALELGSVETLICWENLDIQRYVLKNHTNAEEKVSHLTPEQEKDKTHFTDKESGVELELVECQPLLEWLANNYKSFGATLEIITDKSQEGSQFVRGFGGIGGILRYKVDFQSLQADEPLDDVDLDDY
- the eRF1 gene encoding eukaryotic release factor 1 isoform X1, translated to MSNEETSADRNVEIWKIKKLIKSLEMARGNGTSMISLIIPPKDQISRVSKMLADEFGTASNIKSRVNRLSVLGAITSVQHRLKLYTKVPPNGLVIYCGTIVTEEGKEKKVNIDFEPFKPINTSLYLCDNKFHTEALTALLADDNKFGFIVMDGNGALFGTLQGNTREVLHKFTVDLPKKHGRGGQSALRFARLRMEKRHNYVRKVAEVATQLYISNDKPNIAGLILAGSADFKTELSQSDMFDPRLQAKVIKLVDVSYGGENGFNQAIELAAESLQNVKFIQEKKLIGRYFDEISQDTGKYCFGVEDTLRALELGSVETLICWENLDIQRYVLKNHTNAEEKVSHLTPEQEKDKTHFTDKESGVELELVECQPLLEWLANNYKSFGATLEIITDKSQEGSQFVRGFGGIGGILRYKVDFQSMQLEDVEVDSFDLDDY